In candidate division WOR-3 bacterium, the genomic stretch CAAAAACTTCTAAATTGAGATTCTCAATTGCCCGAACCTTTTGCATCCGAAAACCAGTTCGGTAATCTTTAGTAAGATTTTCTGTAAAAATTACGCGATCCATCTGGTCTTATCTTTTACGAAAATCACTTATTAAAGTCTTATTATCAGTACCTGGTTTACAATCCAAATCTACACCTAATTAGAGCAAAACTATTGTCAATTATAACTAATAAATATTAACTGTCAACTAAATATTTAACTGTCAACCTTACCATTGGCAGAAATTATCGTTATTTACCATAGGAGGATATATCTTTATTTTTAGCATAGCAAGTCTAAATTTACACAAAATATTATACCCTACCATAGGTAGACAGATACTATTTATTCCAACTCTGCGCTCGCAAAATTTATCAGAAATTATATATATTTTATTATTATATTATTTAATAAACATAAACTTGGTGCGATTGATTACAATTTAGTAGTATATGAAATAGTGAGATAGCAGAGTCTGATGTAAATATATATAGAGATAGCGCTAAGAATTTTGTGTAATTTCTTTTTCTTCCATACAGACTTATTCTTTCATTATCTGTTTTCTTTAACATATCAAACTAAAATTTACACAAAATATTATACCCTACCGAGAAAGATTATTAGCAACTTCTATTTCTCATTGTTGACTTGGGCTAAATAATACTTATAATCAATGTAAAATGGAATCATTTTTAGGTCGCTTTTATCCTTTATTCCTCGAATTCTTGCGCAATCTTTTTGGACAAAACATCAGAATAGTCCAGTCCTTGATATTAAACTACCAAACCTAATGACAGATTCAAGTCAGTGTAACGGCGCTAATTAAAAACCTTAATCAGTTAAAGTGTAACATTAAGCACTATGCCAACTGATTTATTAAACACTTATGAACAAGAGCAAAAGGTAATTTAGCGACTTTCGCATTATCTTGATTTTACAGCACTTGTTATTTCTTCTGCCTATTTTTATAATCGGCCAGCCTTTACAAAATCGGATACTTGTGGCAACCTCTGCTGATGGTCTTACATTTCATAAACTAAATATGATTTTTTGCGATTCGGCTGATGTGCCTGATGCTATAATTGGTCCGAATAACTCGGTCTATCTTTTTTATCAAGGACTCATAACTCATTGGTCTGATGGTATTAAAGTGGCAATTTCTAATAATGGCATAAATAATTGGCAACACTATCAAGTTATAATTCCTGGCACAGAGAACTGGCCCGGAAAGCCTTGCGACCCTGATGTGATTATGTTTGGAGATACTTTTAGATTATATTTTACTGGTGACCCAATTAATGATATGCAACCAGAAACTTATTCTGCATTCTCATTAGACGGTATTCATTTCAATTTGGAAAACGGTATCAGATTTCAAGTTGCGGGTTTTCCTGTGCTTGACCCTACTTTATTATGGACCAATGGAACTTTACAATATTTTGCTGGTGGTGCACCGGCAAATTTTAATTGGCACGCCCATTCTACTAATGGCTTACAATTTGTTCAGCAATCTAATTTTAATATCAATAACCTGATGATGGCAAATGGTATTTCTGCAATTACCAGTGGTTATCGTTTTTATTGTTTTAGCAACAATCCCAATGACCGTAATATTAGGTCTATTTATTCTTCTGATGGAGAGAACTGGATACTTGAAAATGGATTTCGGCTTCAACACGACTCAACCAATCCTTTAGAATATCTTTATGTTAAAGACCCAGCAATCGTTTATAAAGATAGTTGCTATATTATGTATTATGTTACGCGCAAGCGACCAAATTGTCTTGAAGAAACGCCAGACAATTCTCAAAAAATAATTATCTATCCTAACCCATTTTCAA encodes the following:
- a CDS encoding T9SS type A sorting domain-containing protein, with translation MATSADGLTFHKLNMIFCDSADVPDAIIGPNNSVYLFYQGLITHWSDGIKVAISNNGINNWQHYQVIIPGTENWPGKPCDPDVIMFGDTFRLYFTGDPINDMQPETYSAFSLDGIHFNLENGIRFQVAGFPVLDPTLLWTNGTLQYFAGGAPANFNWHAHSTNGLQFVQQSNFNINNLMMANGISAITSGYRFYCFSNNPNDRNIRSIYSSDGENWILENGFRLQHDSTNPLEYLYVKDPAIVYKDSCYIMYYVTRKRPNCLEETPDNSQKIIIYPNPFSITVQIRLGCDIKNINIYDKTGRLIKSFGSEHYIYWNGRDNYNRIVQSGIYFLGFEKKGKKFVRKIIKIDKIYFDE